The proteins below are encoded in one region of Parvicella tangerina:
- a CDS encoding DUF445 domain-containing protein: protein MNFWAEYGELIKFASIPVISAIIGWGTNVLALKMTFFPLEFIGIKPFLGWQGIIPSKAEKMSKLSVDLWTSRLVDVKELFAQIDPAQVAEEMRPQFDRISKEIMDEFMEQQMPEVWSRLPEGVKKVAYARISRDMPNVVKDIMSDVKENIEDVFDIKAMVVQRLMQDKGLLNEIFLKCGREEFKFIERSGLYFGFLFGLVQMGVWFFFQEWWILPVFGLLVGYATNWLALKLIFQPVEPVKFLGMKFQGLFITRQNEVSAEYAKMLAYEIFTFDRIFAAIVNGPTKQRFVDLISHHAKNAIDDGVGLSKPLIKFVAGERNYEKMKNIAVEKTIKELPSSVKPVFPYAEEAMDLETVFRTKMQALSSPDFVDFLRPVFQEDELKLILTGAALGMAAGIGQLIFVFGGLG from the coding sequence ATGAATTTTTGGGCAGAGTATGGAGAATTAATCAAGTTTGCATCCATTCCGGTGATCAGTGCGATTATTGGATGGGGAACAAATGTGCTGGCACTTAAGATGACTTTTTTTCCGCTCGAGTTTATTGGTATTAAACCATTTTTAGGTTGGCAAGGTATCATTCCGAGCAAGGCTGAGAAGATGTCTAAACTATCCGTTGATCTTTGGACTTCGCGCTTAGTGGATGTAAAAGAACTTTTTGCACAGATTGATCCTGCTCAGGTAGCTGAAGAAATGCGACCGCAATTCGATCGAATCTCCAAAGAGATCATGGACGAATTCATGGAGCAACAAATGCCTGAGGTTTGGAGTAGACTTCCAGAAGGTGTTAAGAAAGTCGCTTATGCTCGTATAAGCAGAGATATGCCCAATGTGGTGAAGGATATCATGAGTGATGTCAAAGAGAATATTGAAGATGTATTTGACATTAAAGCCATGGTTGTGCAGCGACTGATGCAAGATAAAGGACTGCTCAATGAGATTTTCCTAAAATGCGGACGTGAAGAGTTTAAATTCATTGAAAGATCAGGTCTTTACTTTGGATTTCTCTTTGGTCTAGTTCAAATGGGCGTTTGGTTTTTCTTTCAGGAATGGTGGATCTTACCTGTTTTTGGACTGTTAGTTGGATACGCCACTAACTGGTTAGCGTTGAAACTGATCTTTCAACCAGTGGAACCTGTAAAATTCTTAGGTATGAAGTTTCAGGGACTCTTCATCACCCGACAAAATGAAGTTTCTGCTGAATACGCAAAAATGCTAGCATACGAGATTTTTACATTTGATCGAATTTTCGCTGCAATTGTGAATGGCCCTACTAAACAGCGTTTTGTAGATCTGATCAGTCACCATGCCAAGAACGCCATTGATGATGGTGTTGGATTGAGTAAACCGCTCATTAAATTTGTAGCTGGTGAACGCAATTATGAAAAGATGAAAAACATTGCTGTTGAAAAAACAATCAAAGAGTTACCTTCTTCGGTAAAGCCTGTCTTCCCTTATGCTGAAGAAGCGATGGATCTGGAAACCGTATTCCGTACTAAAATGCAAGCCTTATCCTCTCCAGATTTTGTTGATTTCTTAAGGCCTGTTTTTCAAGAAGATGAGTTAAAATTGATCTTAACAGGTGCTGCGTTAGGAATGGCGGCAGGAATCGGACAATTAATCTTTGTTTTTGGTGGATTGGGATAA
- a CDS encoding GYDIA family GHMP kinase, translating into MDWDNSYWSPGKLLLTSEYLVIDGAKALAIPTKFGQDLKVKRTSSGKIKWTSYTDQDEVWLEVVLNSTTLNVLSTNDKKKAEKLSAILSQARALSTNFPNDGAIVETKLDFPRNWGLGSSSTLLCNIAKWLSINAFQLHFQVSNGSGYDIACGLSDEVLTYQLLRQTPHYELIEFTPTFLDQIYFIHLNQKQFSDKEVARYSTLKSELNLKELTSKFSDLTDQFVDAKTLNEFESLIVEHEQLLSHILQQETISESLFQMYSGGVIKSLGAWGGDFVMVTAANRKDLDYFRNKGYCTIISYKDIIK; encoded by the coding sequence GTGGATTGGGATAACTCATATTGGAGTCCGGGAAAACTTCTCTTGACCAGCGAATATCTGGTTATCGATGGTGCTAAAGCTCTGGCTATTCCCACAAAGTTTGGACAAGACCTAAAAGTTAAGCGTACGTCTTCGGGAAAGATAAAATGGACGAGCTATACCGACCAGGATGAAGTATGGCTTGAAGTGGTTTTGAATTCAACAACATTGAACGTCTTATCTACCAATGACAAGAAAAAGGCTGAAAAACTAAGCGCAATACTATCGCAAGCAAGAGCGCTCAGCACAAACTTTCCTAATGACGGTGCCATCGTAGAAACAAAACTTGACTTTCCAAGAAACTGGGGACTTGGGAGTAGCTCTACTCTACTTTGTAATATTGCAAAATGGTTAAGCATCAATGCTTTTCAACTTCATTTTCAAGTATCTAATGGAAGTGGATATGACATCGCTTGTGGTCTATCTGACGAAGTTTTGACCTATCAGCTTTTGCGACAAACCCCACATTATGAGCTCATAGAATTTACTCCTACTTTTCTTGATCAGATTTATTTTATACACCTCAATCAAAAGCAGTTTAGCGATAAAGAAGTTGCCAGATATTCAACATTGAAATCAGAGTTGAACCTAAAAGAACTAACCTCAAAATTTTCGGATCTAACCGACCAGTTTGTAGATGCTAAAACATTAAATGAATTTGAATCGTTAATTGTAGAACATGAACAACTGCTGTCTCACATCCTTCAACAAGAGACAATCAGTGAATCTCTTTTTCAAATGTACTCTGGTGGTGTGATCAAATCACTTGGGGCATGGGGTGGAGATTTTGTAATGGTTACAGCTGCTAATCGCAAAGACTTGGATTACTTTAGAAACAAAGGTTATTGCACGATCATTAGCTATAAGGATATCATAAAGTAA